Genomic window (Lutra lutra chromosome 6, mLutLut1.2, whole genome shotgun sequence):
GCTAACAGAAGACTGTCATGGGGCGGCTGTCTGCTTTTGAGGGCACTGGACTTTTCTCATGGCCCCAGGCTGCAGTGAGCGGTGATACTCTCCAGCACTCCCAGCCTGGTTTTACGTTCGAGTGGGCAGTGGGATCCTTCCAAGGCCAGAACCTTGCCAGTTTGGGATGAGCAAGGGTAATAAACCTGCCCCTTGGGTCTGATCCTTTCTGGAACGCTGGGTCCTTTTATGTGTGTGCTTGGACTGACACTTCCTTTTGTCACTCCCTCGTGGCCTGAATGTGCGGCGGGCACACACACAGCTGCCTATGGCAAACTCCTGCCCTCCTTCAAGGACCCGCTCCTTTGTCACTGCTGTGGTGCTCTCAGTCCGTCCCCTGTCCTGTCCTCCCGCAGCTCATCGTTCAGAGCTGTCTTGTGTACTGTACACCAGTTTACTTATTTCCATGTCTCCCCCCAGTTCACAAAGCTTCTTGCTTGAAACCACTGTTCAAAGATATTTAAGCCTATCAGGCTCTTCCTCCCTTGGCTTTTTCTATCAGTTCAgggtttttttccagtttttgttccTGTCTCTGGCCAGTCTTTCCCAGTCGACTTTGCTGGTTCCTTTTCTCACGCTGTTCCCTAGGAGTTTGTCCTTGACCACCTGGTCATCTGTTACATCTTCCTTGGCTGAGCTCAACTCTTGTGGCTTATGCTGCTGACCCCTGCATCTGCCCCCACCACATACTTCTTTCCCCGAGCGGCTCCATTAGAGCTCGTAGCTGCCCCACAGGCCCTGGTGGAAGAGATGCTGTGATACATGTATTCTGGCCAAGGCACCCAGAAATATCAAGTCCCGTCCTCACCTCATCTGCTCTGCTCAGGAGGCCCCCATAAGGTATGTGCACAGATGAAGCAAAGCCAGGAAGTATGCATTTTCTTATTGAGACTGTGGCCTCTCGCTCTAGTATGGAGGCCCAGAGGGAAGGTGTAGATTGCATTGGGGACTGAATCCTCGCCTGATGAAGGCCTGAATCTCTTGAGCCAAAGCAGCCGTCTTTAAGGGCTATTCTGCCTCTCTCCACTAATCCCATCCTTGAATCTCAGCTCTTGACAACCCCAGTGGGAGGAGAGGCCACACTTACCAGCACCAGAGGAAAAGGAGCCGCAGAGGTATGCAGGGAGAGAAAGTTCTGCCGGATGACCTGGTGTGGGCCAGGCCTTCTCAGGCTGAGCCGCTGAGAATGAAAGGGAGGGCAGATTCTCTTCTACAGAATACTCTCTACATCTgtagtggaagaggaagaagaaaggaagggatagagaaggaggaagaaattcaTTGGCCTATTCCAAGCTCCTTGTGCTCGCACTGACAACTGGAGAAACGGGCGGCTGGACTGGTCAGGCCACCTTATCTCTGTTTGCTTGCCATATAGCAGAGTCCAAAAGTGCAATGAGTAGAAGCATGCTGGCCACGATCCCTCCCACGCAGGAGCAAGCTCTGCACACTAGCTTTACTGTGAAGCCAAGCCACTGGGAGGGCACCGCTCCTCCTCTGTGGGTGGGGAAGAGGCACCTTCACTCCCCCAGAAGCTGGCAGGTGTCTGATCCTCAGCATGTCTAAAACAAAGACTCTTGACCCCAGACTTGCCTCTTCTCACATATTCTCATATTAATTAGTGGTGTCTCAAGCTAGAAAACTTGCTACCATCTTAGATTAgattcttttccttcatctaGTCAGAGTCTTACTGTGATTCTCCATGGTGCAGGACCTCTACTTCCCTCCACCAAACATGCCTCAGTCAGCCTGTCTGCACCCTTCACTTGGACTTCCAAGGGCACCTCGAGTCCCAGCCCAATCACCAGCCTGTTCTCCCGTACAGagtttctttaaataagctttatttcctaattttatatAAGTAACACCTGCTTATTGTGGGAAAATTTAGAAACCACAGAAAAGTACAAtgcagaacatttaaaaataatatatgaccACACTTAACACTTTTGTGcattttattaaattccttttttctccctcacttATTTTAGGATGTTATCTAGGGAGTGAGGGGTAGGgagtcttgctttttatttttgtaaaaggcattcatactggggcgcctgcgtggctcagtgggttaaagcctctgccttcggctcaggtcatggtcccagggtcctgggatcgagccccatgtcaggctccctgcttagtggggagtctgtttctccctctgcctcttcctctctctgtctctcatgaataaataagtgaataaataaataaataaaatatttttttatttttttattttttttttttataggtttttttttttttttaagattttatttatttatttgacagagagatcacaagtaggcagagaggcaggcagagagagagaggaggaagcaggcttcctgctgagcagagagcccgacgcgggactcgatcccaggaccctgagatcatgacctgagccgaaggcagcggcttaacccactgagccacccaggcgcccctaaaatatttttttaaaggctcttaTACATGTTCTGTGCTATTTTACTTGCTTAAATAACGCCTGTGAACATATACTCCCGTGCTTATGACACTCCGTGCCACCCCATCGCCTAGAGCTGTCATACCCACTGGCCAATCATCAGAATCACCacttggtgaattttttttttttttaactgaatccTACACCTTTACCACTAAAGACGTTAGttaattcagtaggtctgagtgAGGAGTAtcagaatctgtgtttttaaaagctcctAGATGATTTTGAAGAACAGCCAGGTATTAGGAAAAGTGGCCTCTAAAATAAGttctgagcttctttttttttttttttttaaagattttatttatttatttatttgacagagagagatcacaagtagatggagaggcaggcagagagagagagagagggaagcaggctccctgctgagcagagagcccgatgcgggcctcgatcccaggaccctgagatcatgacctgagccgaaggcagcggcttaacccactgagccacccaggcgcccagttctGAGCTTCTTAATGGCactactgttttttattttcgccacttctgtccctccccagcttCATCTCAActtctcttgctttctgttcGCAAGCCATAGTGAACCTAGAACACAGCTCAGTTTTCTTCCTGTACACTCCACCTGGACATCTCCCCACACCCTACCCTATGCTCTCAAACTGAAGCCCCATCACCTCTGTGTGAATTAGCCATCTCCAGACTCTCTGGGTGGCCCCTCCCATCTTTGAGTTGCTACTATTAGCATTTGTATTACATGGAatggcattcatttatttataaatgtctcTCTGACACTTGGGGGGTGCAGTttgttgagcatcagactcttggtttcagctcaggtcgtgatcttgagCCCCGTGCTCAGCAAGGTGTCTGATTCgggttttctccctctttctctgcccctcccaatcATGTTCTctaagataaatcttaaaaatcttaaaataaataaataaataaatgtctctcTGCTGTCTCCTCACCCACTTGAGACTGAGGACTGCTTTGTGTCCCCAGGCCTGGCAAAGTAGCTGGCACGTGCCATCATAGAGAAGGCAGCCAGTAAATGCTAGCTGTTGTGAAGGGTCGGGTGCTGAGGAGAGAATGATCACGAGAACAAAATCCAAGTGATTCTGCCCCAGGTTGTGTCGTGGTTCTTGCACTGAACCTAAGTTCTAGTTCACCTGGGTCTGGTCACTGAGAATCTGGCAGAGTTCTCATTAGAACAGACCCTTGGGAAGAGCTATGCCACAGCCCCTGACCCCTCAGCAGTACCAAAGACCATTTTGATGTGGAAGAGTCACAGAAAGATCGCTAAAAATCGATCCAATGGTAATCCCCATTTTTTTCCCAACCCCTTATGCCATCAAATCCAGAAAGCAGAGGAGGGCTCATCGTGCTTATTAGTCACTAAGGGTAAATGTTCCTTTGCCAGCTCTTTTGAAAAACTGAACCTAAAGTAACATTTTTCTCAGCCTCATATAAACCAAATGTTCTCCCATTCTTTTAAGTCCCTCATATCTAACAAACATGATATGGTATTGAAGTGAAATACCATTGGCCTAAGTATAATGAACCTACCTCGGGTCAAGGCTCCTTTTATCCTTCCTTCGAGATTCAAACCTATTGCCGGCAACATCCATaaagtttaaaatggaaatttagcTTTAGAGAAGGTGCTGGAAAAAACTCCGAAAAGGCAGGGCTGGAAGAGCTAGCTTAGCCAGAGGactataaggaagaaaaatataagaagacaaagaaaaacaaaccaaccaaccaatggAGTTTTGTTTCAGTTAGGAAACTTACCCGTTTCAAAGGTGAAAGTGTCATTTTACTGCCTCACAGCTATGCCTGACAGGAAGTGTGTGTTTGTTCTAAATCCTAATTTGGGTGTGTTCCTGTAGAAATGCTGAACCCTCTCCTGAGGGAAACAGAAACTCAATTATGCAGGAAACTAGATGCAGCACAAACCATTGTAGCTCCTCGTGGCCGGCAGCAACAGTGGTGTGGCGGCCAGGAAAACGCTGCTTCTATCTCATTAGCAAGCAGACGGTTCTCCCCTACTCAGGATGAGAATCCGAAGGTTGCCCTTGGACGTTCAGATTTTCTATTGTGCTAGACCTGACCAAGAGCCTTTTGTGAAGGTATGTGGGAGTCCTTGAGAGCTAATGAGGCGCTGGTGATTCCTCAGAGATCCGCCACTGGGTATGTTTCCAAATGCCTCCTAATTAGAAAGGATGTGCTGACATTTCAACCAAAGcaggtattttatttgttttgggagATGGATATGATgtggcttctccctcctccttggaGTAAGAAATCcacattttttgtgttttttttcattCAGCCCTGTTTGTACTTCTGTTAAATGTAGAGTTCACTAAAAACATGTACTTTATTTAATACACTTAAAATCCTGTGTTTGTGACTCTTTGACAGGGTTTTAGGTAAAGCCCCAtaagaagataataaaatatattagttaatttccttacctgtaaatcTGGGTGGCAGGTACTTTATATCTGTCACTATACATATTGCAAATTGCATGGCGTGTTACCTGGCAACTTTGACTAGATGTACATAAATGCCTTTTCTCTATAATGCAAAAGTCCACTGACACTAGTACCCAGGTATTTTGATGAATTAGTCACTATATCATTTAGTGATTTATCCAGATGTTAAGGGGGACAAAGAATagatttttaagttgaaattgACTTTGGTCATTCATAAGCATAGttacaatgaaataataaatgtgtacaAAATCAAGTTTCTCAGTTTTGAAGGAAAGGTTATTTTGATAGTTTCTGAATTGTACATAAAGAAATGTAACCTAATTTTAACTTAGCCTAAAgctttgtgtttctttgtatTGTTGCTTCTGATGGATGTTAccatttatttgttatttctatcAGGGTTTGTCGCTTGTGCCATAGCCTTGAGAGAAAACATTAGgagtcttgattttaaaaaactactatCCTTATCTTCCCAATTTCCCTATCTATAGAAGATTACAGAATGATTAGCTCCTTAACAATTCAAATTTAGATGCAGGCTAAAAGAGAATAATTTAGGGCTTTTCAGTGGAATTAGGCATAATAATTTACACTCCATGAGCACTCAGCAGTGGTAGTAAAAGTGGAAAACCTGTGACTTTAATTTGTACGCACTTAGTGTCTCCGCTGCACTGTGTTAAATTCTGCATTTGTTCAGAAATTGTAGCTGAAATTAGCCCTTTTCCCAAAGTCCCGGTTCAGTTTATGTCCTACTGCTAAAACTCCACCCGTTACAGGACTTGTGTACCTGAGGTCGTTTTTAGCAGACGAAGGAAAAGCAGATATATCAGGTTTGGGGGGCTTTTCCTCTGCATTTCAGATCATCACCGTTGAGGAGGCCAAGCGTAGGAAGAGCACTTGCGGTTACTATGAGGATGACGAGGAGGCTGCCCTTCCGGTCCTGCAGCCCCACAGCGCACTCCTGGAGAACATGCACATCGAGCAGGTGGGCTCTCCCAGGGGACTCAGGACGGGGGTCTCCTAGGCCTTAAAGAAGCATTTCCCATCCCTCCCTGCATTTGCTCTTCTCACGGGGCAGGGTGGTTAGGAAAGAGCCAAGTTCTACTGGAAGAACACCAGCAGCCTAACCAATACCAGCGTCTGAGAGGTTACATAGCGCTCCCTGTCACCTCTTCAGGAGTGTGGGGACTTGGCCAGAAACTGTATCCATTGTCTAAGTCCGAATGAAAACCCATTCTTGTCTCCAATACCAGTTTTTAAATTATCCTACTGTAGTCCTAATGCATATTCCTAACACTTAAAAAAGGATcccgagggacgcctgggtggctcagttggttaagcagctgccttcggctcaggtcatgatcccagcgtcctgggatcgagtcccacatcgggctccttgcttggcagggagcctgcttctccctctgcctctgcctgccattctgtctgcctgtgctcactctctctctctctctctgacaaataaataaaatcttaaaaaaaaaaaaaaaaggatccagaTTTATCCTGGTGATTACTACAGAGTTCCAATAGTTTTAACTTACTGGGGTCAGTAAGATTATATAGCAAATACACTTTACTAGCTGTATGAAAACTACCACTAggagtaattttcctttttctgtgattTCCTTTGCTcactttatattttctgaaaaccTGTAACTTTAGTTTTATGAAATACTGTAATGTGCTCTATTTGAACTGTAGTAAGGAATCTCTTGTATTTCTCCTGTTAGCTTAGAAACCTGAATTTCAGAGACCTTAAAGAATCAAGTTCAACTCCCTCAATTTGCAAATGAATCTGTGAAGGCTCAGGAAAGCCAAGAGATTTGACCAAGCAGCTACAGAAATGGGGTTCATGCTGATATTACAACTGATGTTAAGCATTCTGAAGACTTCAGTACTTCATAGCCTCCTTTGTTGGTATTTTTGAAGAGAGATGCATTATTGGTATTTATGGCAGCCAAGTTTAAGCTAAATGTTAATGTAAGTGAAAGATACAGCAAGGTGAATACAGACTACATTTGACTACTAGCACAAAACACCTGTGTTCTTTGCTTCTCACTTCCGTGGGAAGCTGCACTGAGTTGTCAGTAGCAGCTCTGAGCTTATGAGCATTTAGAAAGAACAAGTGGAGAACCACGAACTGTTTGGTGAAGGTAAGGTTGAAGTGTAAAAGGGAAAGCAGGTATCTGATTCCTATCAGGCTAGGTGCTGTATCTCCAGATGTATAGTTGCCTGGTGACCCCTCATTCAAGTCCCTAAGAGGGAGTGTATGCTCTGGCTGGCATCCCTGCCAAGGCAGCACCATCAAGGAagacatttttcccttctctttcccgaGGTATAGTTACAAATATTTGTCAGATTAAAAAGGAGCAACTTGTGAGTAAGTGTGATTTTGAGCTTGAGCCTCAGGTACTTGCTTAGTGGTACAAGCTTATTAGATTTGTGGACAGATTGTATCTTTACATCTCCATCTTTGGATTTGCAGCTGGCCCGACGCCTTCCAGCACGGGTACAGGGGTATCCGTGGAGACTCGCATATAGCACATTAGAGCATGGGACCAGTTTGAAAACTCTCTATCGGAAGTCGGCGTCGCTAGACAGTCCTGTCCTGTTGGTCATCAAAGATATGGATAATCAGGTGAGGCTTGTTCATCTCACAGAAAACATTTTGTGATGACGATGTTCAAACTTACACAATAGTAGAGAGGCCAGTGTAAGAACTCGCCATCATCAAGAGTTCATAGCTATCAGGACTTTGCCACATACACTTCATAAgtctttgttggtttttctttgctgaagtatttttttttttaagattttatttacttatttgacacacggaggtcacaagtaggcaaagagagagaaggggaggcaggttcccctctgagcagggagcccaatgcaggactcgatcccaggaccccaagatcatgacctgagccgaaggcagaggcttaacccactgagccacccaggcatccattgctgaagtattttaaagtaaattccaATTATTATGTCATCTCACCCCAACATACTTCCAAATGTatctatagaaaaaaatggagtgtatttccaaatacagttacatataggaattattttttcctgtgctCGCCATATAGTAGGAAGCAATAATTATATTCTGCAACCTAAAGCTGGAAAAGCTGGACAGAAGTCAAGTCTGGATTGGCATATAGTGCAGAAAGAAGTTCCAGTGCCAATaccagaactcttttttttttttttttaattttttaaattttttttttttaagattttatttatttgacagagagagatcacaagtagacagaaaggcaggcagagagagagagagagagagagggaagcaggctccctgctgagcagagagcccgatgcgggactcgatcccaggaccctgagatcatgacctgagctgaaggcagcggcttaacccactgagccacccaggcgccccaataccagAACTCTTTACAGGTAGCTGAACTAGTACCCACAAACCTTGCCTGTGTGGTTGCCCAGATGGAGAGCCAGTCAGGGCTGAAGTGTGTTGCACCTGAAGGACCCAACTGTTACGATATATAGCAAGGGATATTCTGTACCATTTCTCCTCGCCCTTTCCCTTGGTCTTGGAGGCAGTGGTGAATTCTAGATATTAGCCCCATGCACCCGCACTAGTACTTCTGTCAGCGTGTGTGTGAGTGGAATCTGGGCTACCCACTCAGGTTTTTGCTCCACAAAAGGAAGACCTCTTTCAAGATTTAGTCATTTCAGTTTGGTCTCTGCTATATCAAGAAgaaatttctttacatttttaagatgtagatgtcattcttttctcttttgggcATTGAAGCAGGTTTTGTTCAACAGC
Coding sequences:
- the NCOA7 gene encoding nuclear receptor coactivator 7 isoform X5; protein product: MRIRRLPLDVQIFYCARPDQEPFVKIITVEEAKRRKSTCGYYEDDEEAALPVLQPHSALLENMHIEQLARRLPARVQGYPWRLAYSTLEHGTSLKTLYRKSASLDSPVLLVIKDMDNQIFGAYATHPFKFSDHYYGTGETFLYTFSPNFKVFKWSGENSYFINGDISSLELGGGGGRFGLWLDADLYHGRSNSCSTFNNDILSKKEDFIVQDLEVWTFE